In Thalassophryne amazonica chromosome 14, fThaAma1.1, whole genome shotgun sequence, one DNA window encodes the following:
- the LOC117525056 gene encoding uncharacterized protein LOC117525056 has product MFGILHNFSQYSKKICKAFIGVKEYTHAHPFLLQDEMICHCVLGLCPGGDLRWTASRHIKGAAADGCSCASTLQDTGPEVLQCTDTIKETSIHLEDALSIHQAWPHHPPALRGHMEATDLGRFADKDLGRVADKDLGMEVTVATVTVMATATSMATATSMATDTVVAVGTAMGMAMGTSTSTSMGTSMDTVTRKKRTVTGPPAAPAAVTLTK; this is encoded by the exons ATGTTTGGAATCCTCCACAACTTTTCTCAGTACAGTAAGAAAATATGTAAAGCCTTTATCGGAGTTAAagagtacacacatgcacacccttTTCTTTTACAAGATGAAATGATTTGTCATTGTGTGCTTGGACTTTGCCCCGGTGGCGATTTGAGGTGGACGGCTTCACGTCACATAAAAGGAGCAGCAGCGGACGGCTGCAGCTGTGCGTCTACACTCCAGGACACG GGACCTGAGGTTTTACAATGTACGGACACAATCAAG GAAACCAGTATTCACCTGGAGGATGCCCTCAGTATCCACCAGGCATGGCCCCACCACCCACCTGCCCTCCGGGGCCACATGGAGGCCACGGACCTGGGCCGGTTTGCGGACAAGGACCTGGGCCGGGTTGCGGACAAGGACCTGGGCATGGAGGTGACTGTGGCCACGGTCACGGTCATGGCCACGGCCACAAGCATGGCCACGGCCACGAGCATGGCCACGGACACGGTGGTGGCTGTGGGCACGGCTATGGGCATGGCCATGGGCACAAGCACAAGCACAAGCATGGGCACAAGCATGGACACTGTCACAAGAAAGAAAAGGACTGTCACGGG TCCTCCAGCAGCTCCTGCAGCAGTGACTCTGACTAAATGA